The Tachysurus vachellii isolate PV-2020 chromosome 10, HZAU_Pvac_v1, whole genome shotgun sequence genomic sequence attagataaacatttatataaactaataaaaaatgtaaatcgaATCATCTAATCACTAAACAAACaagttaaaataacaaaacaaaacatctaCAATGAGAAGTACAGACTCAGGGATCTAAATTAGTTGTATGCctttatatatgtattcatatattatgcatatttatttatttatttatttatttatttatttatttatttatttatttacttatttatttatttacttatttacttatttatttattcaaacttAATTTTCAAGCTTGATTTAAAGTTCCATTTGTACTGAGATTAACTACTAAATATGAAATGCACaaaatggaaacaaaacaagtaaataagtaaataaataaattcatgaataaataaatatttaatttgggGAATGGAAGgcgtgtgagtgtctgtgtgttgtgagtgtctgtgtgtgtgtgtgtgtgtgattagtaatCAGGGAATCAGGGAACAATAATGCAGGTCATATATTAGAGTagctatgtgaaaataaaacgtGAACAATCCTCATAACGTGTGAAATTTTACTTGTGTGATATTTAGACTTTTCTGTAAAACACAGAGACGTGACACAAACAAACGCTTCAGGCATAAAGcatgtttattactgtaaatataatagCAAATTGTGACACAAAAAAACTTACACACAGATATGCAATTTGAAAATGCAGGTTTCatctaaaaaatattaaatcataattttttaaaaacttaatttaattaagaacATTTAACTATCCTGGTCACTAtttaatacagattttttttccatatatatatatatatatatatatatatatatataaaacaattattaaCAAGCAAAACTATTACTATGAATGTATATTGATGAAGAGAATTGTGGATGAACTAGGATCAGTGTGTAAGAGAAGATTTTTAATCCCTAAATCatgaatttgtgtttttatttatttatttttaaattacccGCTATATAACAGGTGACAAAGGTTCCgtgaaggaagaagaaaaccaTGAATGTGTTAGGACAAAATAAGTGGTGGTCGTTTCTTACACATGTTTAATTTTGTACACGCTAGTCTTGCGTTTTTATTAGGATAGACAAAATCCATCACAGCTTCGTAGAACTTCACTGCTTCCTTTATGCAGAATTGACGATGAGAATCTGCAAAATTATCACATGCTGCTATAAGATTctgtaaaacaacaacaacaacaacacaaacgtACGATCAAAAATGAAGCCTTTAAATTGAGGGAATATATTTATGTAGTAACATTTTGGGTGAGATCGACCATTTGTTagtttttacaaatattttgatattcaatctgtgagaaagaaagcaaaaaaaagaaagaaagaaaaaaatctatgatAATTCATCTTGGCTTGAACATGAAAATATGTCCAGACTAGTGAAATTGATCGATTTCCtctttacaatatttataatagattacaataatacaatttaataatattaacctTATTTCTACATGCTtctattaattcttttaattctagaaataaatgcttaaaatgtaatttgaaaTGACTAATAATGTTTAGAAATATGTGTAACAATCTAATGTCAGGTTTATTTGTAATCTTATAATAAGAAATGTTACAATATATACTGATATttgcaaaatgttaaaaactgttctttaataaataaaacaattttttcttAATGGAAACTGTTTTGAAATCAGCGAGTGTTTCAGTCCTAAATGTTCGACCTAAATTAAACATTCATCTTAAACACCGTAACTTTTGCTGTTACCTTTCTTAGATTTCTGGAGAACGAAGGCATCGTCTTCTTCATAAATCGCATACAAGCAATACATTTTAGCACTTTCTGAAAATAGCAACACAATTTCAGTGGAGTTATAAAATGGTATTTTTACATATGATGGAATGAATTTTTTGTATATAGATTATTGCAAATTTTaagatttaattgatttattaacTGTAAACAACTCCAAATCATCTGTAAACAACTCCAAATCATCTACACGTTACTGGAAACTGTGTGgaatattttacttaaaatttGCTGTGAAATTTCTAAATtcataaagaatatttaaattttgtaTTAGTTTTAATTGAAATGACTATAAACGTCTACAAAAGTTCTATTCATTCTATTCGTTTCTAGCTATCTCTAAAAGCAAAAAATCTTCAAAATGTTATGACATGCtgtaataaaactgtaaaaataaaaattattattactcaATAACAATCAACTTTTATTAGGATGTGGCTATGGTTTCTTGGTGGTTTCTAGAGTATTGCTTGGGTGTTAGTAGTCAGTTGCTATGGTTTTCCAGGTGTTTGTTAAGGGGTGCCAGCTGCTAAGGTGTTGCCAAATGGTTTCAGTGGTGTTTCAGGTGTTGCTTTGATTTTCCTGGTGATGACTAGTTTGACAGGTTGTTGCTTGGATGATGCTAAAGTATTCACGATGGTTGCTAACCTGTTGCTATGGGGTTGATGTTGTGTTCCAAATGGTTGCTAGTGTGTTGCAGTAGTACTACAGGTGTTGCTATGGTTTTCCTGGTGGTGACTTAGGGTGTTGCTAGAATAAGATAGAATAaggtaagataagataagatatacctttatttgcCCCACAGTGGGGAAATTTCTATGTTAGAGCAGCAAAAAATGTGGATGATGCTAAGGTTTTTCAAATTGTTGCTAGCATGTTGCTATGGGGTAGATATTGTGTTGTAAATGGATGCTAAGGTGTTTTAATAGTATTACaggtgttgttattgttttcctGTTGATAgatttgttttcctgttttcctgTTGATAGATAGTTTTCCTGTTGATAGCTATGGTGTTGCTAGGCAGTAACTATAGGATTCCATCTGGTTGATGATGTAAATGTCCAGTGAACCTATAAACAACcctcaaaaaactttttttaaacgtagtaagatattattttataccttttaaatctatataataaaacaacattaatCACAGTAAAGATCCCACCTTATTGACATCTTCACGCTTGCTTGGTGAGCTGTCAATGCGGATCAACAATTTCTTCTCTGTCTTGTTTTTCAGACTTGGCTCATGAGTAACAGCACAACTATCAGCGACTACTGtgcagaatgaaaataaataaaactcctttttttattttttactcataTCATCACTCTTTTTAGTAAAGCATTTATTTCGGCTGAAATTTACTCACCTAAACATAAGAGCAAAAATCCAAGCTGAATTACAAGGGACATGTTTCCACCTCAgtcttctaaaaaataaatacagcatttctaaacaaaagaagtataaaactgagataaggcTGAGTTAGCATCAGCTGCTCTGAACTGAAATATCTGGGGGTTTTTTGTggttaaaagtgtttttttttctaaaaagtgCTGATAGTTAACTTAGAGATACCACAACAAAGTGTCAAAGTGTGTCATCAAAAAAATAGAAGGAACAAAATGAAACCCTGTCAGCAGctttactgaacatttttatgatacttttattttttaactaaaagTCTGCGTTCTATATATGCTAGTCTATGGTTAGCATGTGTGCTCATAaagcatataataataataataataataataataataataataataataataataataataataataataataacaacaacaacaacaacaataataataataataataataataatatttattaaaacagtactctcaaaacacatttcacaaaGTGGTTTACAGTAAAATTgactaaaaaagtaaaaataataataataataataataataataataataataataataataataatatattaacaataacaataatgagaataaaataaaataaaaatgaaatataaacatgGAATCAAAGcagaattaaaacagaaaaatgcaaCAGATAacagacatgaaaaaaataattaagcaaaaggttaagcaaaaaaatattttaaagatcaaaatgtcaaaatgtcattgatcttttaatttaaatgaaatttgatTCAAATTATTTAGAAATTTGTCAGAAATTTCATATTTTCTGAAATAGAAATTTGTCACACTTAAGGATGAATAACTGAAGATTACaatttgtaaattaatttttgtgcatatataattaatatctaAAAGAATCCAGTATCTTATGTTgcattcattttgttcatttctaaataaattaacCTTCTTTCTAAGGTTGAAGAAATCAGCAACGTTTATTTAAAGGTTATGATTTTACAAATCTGACTGGACAgttttgagtttgaatcccaagcccttgagcaagtagttcttaataaaacaaaatatttaggtTTTTTATAATTGTTcgggtataaaaaaaaaagctcatttaATGACACTTGTAACAACCCCCCGCCAACCCCCCAGAGGAAGCCCTCGCCAGAATACTAAGCTTAAGGGCTATGAGATTAGTTTCAGTTCAACTTCCGGGTTCACTAACAACACTAAAGTGACGATAAATTCATTAcactttattatgatttttttgtttcactagtaaacatcatatttttaacactgaattatttttataataataataataataataataataataataataataataataaaaataatgataataattagaattattttgttaaaatattcattcagtaATGCATTAGGAATCTAAAACAATGACATTTCAGTTttactaataatatattttaaagcttAAGATAATATCTAgtttcaaaaaaacaaaacaaaataagaaacaatctgatatatatatatatatatatatatatatacaaattataAAAGCTAACAATTAACAGTtcaagaataaatacaaaacatatacataaaatgagattttaatttttatttgtaaaggttATTTTATGGAAAGTTGAACATTGTTGTGAGTttgctgctgtgtttatttctgtaattttcaattacattttacttacTAGATAATGAAAAGAAATCACTCACACTATGTTAAATTTTCCATAAAGTTTGTGTAAGGTCAAGGTAAAGAATGTCCAACTAACATATTTCCATCCTCCAGCATGTGCCCCGTCCACCCTCAGGGAAGATCCCATTAATCAGCTTTGGTcgaagctttttgagctttttgAAGCacttatgtctgtatttttttagaaAGCTCAGGCAAACTTTAAAAGTTGTCTGacgaaggaaaagagaaaacaaatgaaaataaaacgaaCAATTTTTCTAACTCCTAAAAATCACAACTGCACTTAAACTAGCTCTTACATCGTTAGTCTGTATGCAAATACACCCTCCTGAAAGTTCCCGAAAAGTTTGACAAACTTATTTAAAAAGGGTTTATTCCTGAATTGCATTTGAATACAAATCACTAGATTTTGTCTATAATTTTatagaatgtttttgtgtgttttattatgtaaagtgtgaattacaaaaaaaaaaaataaaaaaataataataattgaaattaaatgttCGATGTGCAGAAACACTTATTTCATGAAGCAGATTAAAAGCCataaatatatctgttttttgtctttagattttcttttgttGGTGCTATATTAAATAACGTGTTATGGGTCAATCGTATGAAAGCTCCatgtgctgtgatgtgtgagGCAGTGATTTCTGACCTACTCATTCAGAATAGACTAATACATAGAAAGTTTGCAGATtgataaaaatcatttaaacattttaggtAGGGAAATACTTTTATAACGCTTTACACATTTTGGATGAACAATAACAAACgtcaattaaagtaaaaaaaaatattgtaagaaataaagtgtttgtttttacctCTTTAATTCTTCTGTCCACTCTTTTTATAATCGAATTAACAATTTTCTTGCATATTGCACACTTAAGAAATCTTAAATCCTGAAACACAATAGAATTCTTAATGTAATATCAATTTATTTCAGATCAGAAATGAGATCAGAAAGCAAGAAAACAACGATTTAAGCGATATAAAACGAACTGAATTTtcttcatagaatttttatagaATTTACTTTATTGTAACGGCTACGCATACCTCGGTATGATTGCTTATTCCGTGTCTCGGATCCACAAAGAAACTTTTATGGAACATTCCTGTTTCTGTCTCGTCCTGTGTCTGAGGATTTTGTGGAAAAATCTCACCGTGTAAAATACCTGTTTGAAACGATTTCACGTGTCGattaagtttgttttttaaaagcagCGTTTAAAAACAACAGGCACGATGTAGATTACATGTAAATGAaagaagtaaaatatatatatatatatatatatatatatatatgtgtgtattttatatatataaatatatataaaatacacacaaaaatacaaaactataCACGTGTACAATAGGTAAATCTCCaggtaaaagttttttttaatgctttttttaaatatttttttcttatttatttgtcaatacaaatacaaatgtcaattttcatgaaaaaaatgttcaaaatgctCACATTTTCACTTCCAGCTTGCAATCAATTAATcgatatatttttgtaataattttgGTATATTGTGTTATTCAGATATAGTATTTACATAAACTTTAATTCCACTGTAAAGCTTTTAATAGTTCAACAGAAATGAAACAAGTAAATAAAGATTTCTGACCTGAGGTGAGCAAAAAAAACGCAATGTGAAACAATGTCCGCATTTCTCCAGATGTTTTCTGACTAAATGTACAAATCTATTATGAAATTCAAGAATAATCCtgtttattaacttattttaaAGCGTATTTTTCTGACtacttgttttctttgtttctgtttttcagctTCCCCCCACAAAGACTAAACGGAAGAGATGTTAAACGCCTCGTCAGGCTTCAAATCTGCCGATGGTGATGTCCAGGCGTGAGGGTGGTGATATCCAGTCTGACACACCACGCACCATCGTGGTATCTTTAGCTTTCCACTTACGTGCAGCTTGTTTTCGGCAGCCTTGAGTTAATCTTTTTACTAAACTTTTCTACATTTTTCAATTAGTGCATTTGTTTTAATGCAAAACATGGAGTAGAAAGTTATTTTCCACTATAGTGACTTTTGGTTTTAAAAtagcttcttatttttttttttacacctagCCAAGATTTTAAGATATTGTATTACATTAGGTAATTATGTAAatggtttatttaataaagtcttttttcccccattattGTTTTGAGGGGTGCCAATTGTTTTGGATTTGAATTTGAGACACATCCTAAGTCTAAGAAAATTCTGCAGTATTAAGCTGTATTGGCCAAAGTGAAACGTTTTGGTAGTTTTacaagaaaattataaaaagaaatgaaactgaaccaagatgtacagtacagtacacacatgcagtcacacacagcGCATTCATTAATAATTTCATTTGCAAGCTTTAATCTtcctacacacacccactgcACCACCAGGGAAcaactttttcattattttgggTTTGAGTTCCATAAGCTTGCGTTGAACTGTTtcttggcatttttttttatgcttgcGTAAAAAGATGTGACACAGGGCATTCGTTCCCTGGAAGAAAAAAGACACTGTGTAAGAAGACTGAGGTGTTTTGAGATATGCTATTaatgagaaatgaaaagaaattcaTTTCATATACCCTTGTATATCGTATCCTAACATAGCTCATCAGCCCTTTAACAACGATCTTGCACAGAGAACAGTTTCGAATAATCTTTTCTGCTTGGTACTGAAAGAAAAGAAgcacaaaaaacaagaaatgtcaaaaaaaagttTCAGTTCATGGATCAGGGTCCTATGGTTAGTTTAGTTATGAATGTTTTATAGACACAAATTTAACTAGTTAATTCTTGAAATGTTTAGTGTTGACATTTAGAAATTTTTCTGTTGTGGAATTAAAAAGTGAAATTTGAacgattaaaaaaatgataattaaattaaaaacaaggaATTTTTATAGACGTATTTTAACAACTGTTGTATGGtacatgtaaaaaaatgaatctttataagaaatttaaaatattattaagtcTATAATCAGACCGCCAATTCTTCAACCCTGTAAATGATGTAATTTACAACCTGTGGTCCAGGATCCATGAATTTTGTTCAAGATTTTCATGCCTTTGTTACAGAACTCACATGATCAATGTTagtatttatacatttagaaaTTCAAGCATCAAAGTCAACTCAGGAATAGAAAACTCTacttctattaaaaaaatacaaaatgttaaacaaaatgttcatgaAATAAATCCATACTGAACGTGTAAGAGGAATTTATTATATGTAAATTCAGTGCAAAATCTGATCGTCTGAGGTAGAATGCAAATAATCCATTGTCCATTTTCTACATCACATAAAATTTTCTTGAGAAAAttcttaatttaaaattttatctaaaatatctgttttatcttattcacaaaacattcaattgagtgagtgaagagTGTTATATTAGAACCCGAACCCGAGAGTGATGTCTGCTTGGAGGTGTAGTGTTTCTGAGTCCAGACCGTGTTAATGTCACCGTCTCGGACTGTTCGTTCTCGTGTCGACGGCTTTCACACTTTAGAATAactgtaaatgcaaataaatttattattttattattgcacCAGAATCAACAACACTTTATCACGCTTAATCTTAAATTACAACTTTAGACCTTTATGAACACAGCCCTCAGTGTCAGAGCTCTGAAACATTCCAACATTGGGaaaaattcaaggcaaaggaaTTTACACGCTACATTTTCTATGTAACATGAcagtctgttgtttttttgtttttttttttctatgttttttttgcaaTCTTTTTTGAATATTAAAGAGTTTGCTTGGTTTGCATTTATTCACAGAATCTTGGAGAGACTGAATAAAATGTatggaataaagaaaaatatgtcAACAAGTTGTTTTCTAATAAAGTCCAAATTTCATATATGAGGCTTAATCCGTTACACGACATTTTAGGTTGGAAAATATTGACCTTATTGACCTATTGACCTACTCTGTCTCATGTTGGACCGCATCACTCTATCTGGTTGTTGGTTACGTCAGTTACTTACCTGTGACTGCCAGAAGAATGCCAAAGTAAAGTGAAACGTGATCCACTGTCCTCATGATATCACAcccagaatatatgactgaatAAAGTTTTCTActaaatttgttttctaataaaaattaGTTTTCAagctataattataaatatgcaGAGTCTAAGCTGAAAATGTTCTCTTCagccttcactctctctctctctctctctctctctctctctctctctctctctctctctctcgttgtctctgtctctctctctctctgtgtctttaccCCTGGGTTTTAGAGAAGTTACTCAGATCCTCACTACAGCTTTAAAGATGTGAATTCACACTTATGCTCCGCTACACcgacgtttttttttgtttgattcttAAATCcttaaagtataaagtaaaagtaaaataggAGTGAAAACGATGCTTTAATACAGCGCATCATCCAGGGAACACCAGActgacagtgaagcatggtggtggtagctttatgctttggggctgtttctCTTCAACTGGGCCAGGGGCACTTTTCAAAATAGATGGGAAATAGCTTTAAATACAAGATATTTTAGCACAAAACCTTCTGCCGTCTTTTCCCATCAAAAAGTCCTGGAACGGTCCAATCAgtgcccagacctcaatcccaTTGAAAACCTATAGAATGACCTAATAAGAGGGATCTTTAACTTTTTTGCAAAGAAGAGTGGGATAAAAATCCCAAGCCTAGATGTGTGAAATGAATAAAGACTAATTCACAAATACTTGGTAGGTGTGTTCAGACTTTGtgttagtattagtagtatttaatttattttaaattaattaaatatgtttttttttctttatttctgtttgtttggatATTACATTTAAGATGTACCAAGTCTGACatttatgtaatttttatttctgtctttatattttaaaaacctgCGATTTTCCTaagggtgtgtagacttttataTTCAATGTATATCATCACTTACATCAATCACTTCTAATAATACTTTATTCATATAGTAATAtattaattccactcaactacaaactgttgctgacattaattactgtacatttacgcagaggcgtagccatcatttaaaaagtgggggggacgaaatgtctagtgttatctgtttttttttttttcagttaacccttgtgttaatgacaggttttatttttaatcatgctttatatgcgttatgattagatatgattataaaacagaaagaaagaaagaaatagaacagcttgccactgggacagtacccttaaaaggacatctttgtatcTTATTTAACCCCCAAAAATTTATAGTTAAGGTACACATTGGTACTCTAAGGTAGTAATGTGTACCCTTTTGAGTATaaagtacaaagatgtccttagAATGGTACTAAGAgtatattgtttacatatttcaaattgtattttgtgtatgcaCAGTACATGGCACACAGTAATGGATACTTGCACATTCAAATAATtttcgtcgtcctcgtctctgtcgtgtacatacgtacagtgacacatacttgatattatgtagaattggcagagttaaacatgctgtaaaatctcagttcaacattatctttattcttatttgaagggttttgataacacacttgtttaacacaattgtgttgcacaatgtttagtaactctgtgTGTtgctaaacattgtgcaacacaattcggataccatatgccaacttacactgcttgacatttttataaaaaaggagtgaagcgttttttgccgctttgagctcatcATAACCGAAcgctggaccgcgggtgcgactcgagctacagtactgggggcgcgtgatgatgacgtgacaagtgagtgactgattgccgtgaacgtcgTGTATAGAcgatcttaaactttcttgtctctttgaattttaaatcactctgcatttatatacattgctccattaaaacctcaacatgtggtgaacacaactctccactaaaaaagtgagggggacgaatttactttttataaaaagtgcgggggacatgtcccccgcgcccccccgcgtaatctacgcccctgcaTTTAcgttatttactgtccagtgtcacataaatgagtctttttcctctcaaggttttcttcctcatatcatcccAGGGAGTTTTTTTCTTGTCACCATTTCCTCCAACTTGCTcgttagggatagatgttagagacaaaatagtaatttaaatttaaactttaaactttaaaaatgtttattctgtttctatacttatgtaaagctgctttgagacaatgtcaattgttgacaaatgaactgaattgaattgaattaatagaAATGCAGGATGAAGTTGAGAGATAAATTGagttatgtgaaaaataaaaatttatttaagtaGCCTGAGTAGCTTTTGCCCGATTAGATGCAAGCAATAAATCAGCAAACACTAGTTAATGAACACGTTTATTCAGATTGAAGTGTTACaacaatgttttaataaaatacacaggtttcttttatttttatttttattttttactaaatgcaaaattttacaaaacaaactaaTTTTATAGTCACTTTCATAGCAGTTGATTAGGAGATCAGGCTATGAAAGGGTTTGGACATAAAAgtacacaaagtacacaaagGATGAAAATATCTAGTTTTCATATACTATGCACAGGTGGAGAAGTTTGCAGACTAGGTGAGGTTTCTTGGCAGACAAGATGATCTTAACCAGCTTATCTCTGTATTTTTGAACCAATGTCTTGCAACCTTGTTTAAGTTTCAGCTTAGCACACACTTTGTTAAGAGCTGcattgatgctgttctacagagaagagaaaaatgtaATCAGATACTGTAATCTAgactataaaaatatgaaaacactTAAAATGGATTACACAATGTGAGGCTATCACGTTTAAATTGCTATTCTATGTTTGTAATGATGCAAAACAATCGTAAGGTTAATTGCTGACTTGTGTATTCACACCTTTGAGAGTTCATTTCCAATCAGTTTGAAGACTTCATGCACGATTTTCTTGCACACAACACATAAAGCCTGTGGCTCGTCTGCTTTctgcgtgagcgagagagaagacACACAAATGAGCAAAATATTGTTTAGAAATATAACAATACGAATAGCGAGCTGTTTTTACCTACCTGCAGATTGCGCTCGTACGATTTAACCTCGAGGCCTCTGACGCCGAAGGGCCGATCCTCACACTGCACAGCTCCTGGAGAGGAAATACAACATTTGTAGAATATACACCTCGAAAGCAGTCACTTGTAGAGATTGTTAAGGGATTTGAGAGAAAAATGATGTTAActgaaatgtataaaatatatatatatatatatatatatatatatatatatatatatatatatatatatatatatatatatatatatatatatatatatatcgtcgctgtcagacggaatcctcgtatctccaa encodes the following:
- the LOC132852263 gene encoding antimicrobial peptide NK-lysin isoform X1 → MNKNRLNLLRDRKKMSTVFQLGVLLLFVGAVQCEDRPFGVRGLEVKSYERNLQKADEPQALCVVCKKIVHEVFKLIGNELSKNSINAALNKVCAKLKLKQGCKTLVQKYRDKLVKIILSAKKPHLVCKLLHLCIVYEN
- the LOC132852263 gene encoding uncharacterized protein LOC132852263 isoform X2, encoding MNKNRLNLLRDRKKMSTVFQLGVLLLFVGAVQCEDRPFGVRGLEVKSYERNLQKADEPQALCVVCKKIVHEVFKLIGNELSKHQCSS